One genomic region from Maridesulfovibrio frigidus DSM 17176 encodes:
- a CDS encoding 23S rRNA (pseudouridine(1915)-N(3))-methyltransferase RlmH, giving the protein MSKLRFIWVGKLKEPFFRDAAAHYSKKLGRFHKLDETILKDAPGKLPPEDKVLREGKSIITKIRPSDMVICLDETGIELTSVQLSKKLQIWTEDPNLTPCFIIGGPFGLSDEVKNVARVKLSLSKMTLPHELARTMLLEQLYRAASILRGSPYHHV; this is encoded by the coding sequence ATGAGTAAGTTAAGATTTATATGGGTGGGCAAATTAAAGGAACCTTTCTTTAGAGATGCGGCCGCTCACTACTCAAAAAAACTTGGCAGATTTCACAAACTTGATGAAACAATTTTAAAAGATGCCCCCGGAAAACTTCCGCCCGAAGACAAAGTTTTGCGTGAAGGAAAATCCATCATTACCAAAATACGCCCTTCAGATATGGTCATATGCCTTGACGAAACTGGCATAGAACTTACTTCAGTCCAGCTATCTAAAAAGCTGCAAATTTGGACAGAAGATCCGAACCTGACCCCATGTTTCATAATAGGCGGTCCTTTCGGGCTTTCCGATGAAGTGAAAAATGTGGCACGCGTCAAACTTTCGCTCAGTAAAATGACTTTGCCACACGAGTTGGCGCGCACAATGCTGCTTGAGCAATTATACCGAGCTGCATCTATTTTACGGGGTTCTCCTTATCACCATGTTTAG
- a CDS encoding metallophosphoesterase family protein, which yields MPDNNMHWIAFGDIHQSLNFVSLIPELSEADGVIITGDLTNHSPQGAIEKVWNSIYDKNTNILAQAGNMDRNNVTAFLADKKANLHLEARELADGIKIMGVGFSIPTPFGTPGEVSEEQLAKWLDETFEKVGDYDQLILAVHDSPYDTKLDMISNGMHVGSRAIRAFIEKVQPDLVLSGHIHESRGEDMIGKSRIFNPGMASGGGYVSITLKDGKLDATLKGS from the coding sequence ATGCCTGATAACAATATGCACTGGATAGCTTTCGGTGACATTCACCAAAGCCTAAACTTTGTTTCATTGATTCCTGAGTTATCCGAAGCAGATGGCGTCATAATTACCGGAGATTTAACGAACCACTCTCCACAAGGCGCTATAGAGAAAGTTTGGAATTCTATTTACGACAAAAATACAAATATCCTTGCTCAGGCAGGGAATATGGATCGCAACAACGTCACAGCTTTTCTCGCTGACAAAAAAGCGAACCTTCATCTTGAAGCTAGAGAACTTGCTGACGGAATCAAAATTATGGGAGTCGGATTTTCCATCCCTACGCCTTTTGGAACTCCCGGCGAAGTAAGCGAAGAGCAGCTTGCAAAATGGCTGGACGAGACTTTTGAAAAGGTTGGAGATTATGATCAGCTGATCCTTGCAGTGCATGATTCACCATACGACACAAAACTGGACATGATTTCAAACGGAATGCATGTTGGCAGCCGTGCTATTCGCGCATTCATTGAGAAGGTACAGCCGGATCTGGTTTTGAGCGGACATATTCATGAGTCGCGCGGTGAAGATATGATCGGGAAATCACGAATTTTTAATCCGGGCATGGCCTCAGGCGGCGGATATGTATCCATCACATTAAAAGATGGCAAGCTCGACGCAACCCTAAAAGGTAGTTAG
- a CDS encoding 5-formyltetrahydrofolate cyclo-ligase produces MIDLDKSEIRQGLLKRRGELSADDVGGMSSSIVSHVQSLAKWRDAQEVLLYWPIKNEVDVRPLLRDAWDMGKKVFMPCCRREEPGIMDFGVVRAEEDLLHGSFGIKEPCRSRCEFPDAVSPDIMIIPGVGFDHKGYRIGFGGGYYDRFLARPQKDGFLSVGVCYSFQIVDEIVAEDWDKPVHSICTDKEIICPK; encoded by the coding sequence GTGATAGATTTGGATAAGAGCGAAATTAGACAAGGATTGCTTAAGCGTAGGGGGGAGCTTTCAGCAGATGATGTTGGGGGTATGAGTAGCTCTATTGTCTCTCATGTGCAGTCTCTTGCAAAGTGGCGGGATGCGCAGGAGGTTCTGCTTTATTGGCCCATTAAAAATGAAGTGGATGTCAGGCCACTTCTTCGCGATGCTTGGGACATGGGGAAGAAAGTCTTTATGCCTTGTTGCAGACGGGAAGAGCCCGGTATTATGGATTTCGGAGTCGTGCGGGCGGAAGAGGATCTTTTGCACGGATCATTCGGAATAAAGGAACCTTGTCGATCCCGCTGTGAATTTCCAGACGCTGTATCTCCTGATATTATGATAATCCCGGGCGTCGGCTTTGATCATAAAGGGTATCGAATTGGGTTTGGGGGGGGGTATTATGACCGCTTTCTTGCTCGGCCCCAAAAGGATGGGTTCTTGTCCGTTGGAGTTTGTTATTCATTTCAAATTGTTGATGAAATTGTAGCGGAAGACTGGGATAAACCAGTGCATTCTATCTGTACTGACAAGGAAATTATATGTCCAAAATAG
- a CDS encoding polyphenol oxidase family protein, with product MSKIEYIPFVFPGIENVSCAFTTRMGGVCEPPFDQGNISFDVGDDPYAVRANRTALAASLGLSHWHECMQVHGDILHFEPKPQSAEEVAELEGDGFTTALRGHGLVIKTADCQPILIAHKNGDFIAALHNGWRGNSINYPGKSVARICDHYGCSPKDLLAVRGPSLSPALSEFVNFSSDFEPGHDSYFDDETKTVDLWKLTHDQLAGAGLKPRNIFGIDMCTYCMNETFFSYRRKKKSGRQVSVIWIK from the coding sequence ATGTCCAAAATAGAGTATATTCCATTTGTATTTCCGGGAATTGAGAATGTTTCATGTGCGTTTACAACCAGAATGGGAGGGGTATGCGAACCTCCTTTTGATCAAGGTAATATTTCTTTTGACGTAGGTGATGACCCGTATGCTGTCCGTGCAAATAGAACGGCTCTTGCCGCATCTCTAGGGCTGAGTCACTGGCATGAATGTATGCAGGTTCATGGCGATATTTTACACTTTGAGCCTAAGCCTCAATCTGCGGAAGAAGTTGCTGAGCTGGAAGGTGACGGTTTTACTACTGCGCTTCGTGGACACGGTCTGGTTATAAAAACTGCCGACTGCCAGCCCATATTGATTGCTCATAAAAATGGGGATTTCATTGCAGCTTTGCACAATGGTTGGAGGGGGAATTCTATTAACTATCCGGGTAAAAGCGTTGCGCGCATCTGTGATCATTACGGATGTTCTCCAAAGGATCTTTTGGCAGTGCGCGGGCCAAGCCTAAGTCCGGCTCTTTCGGAATTTGTAAATTTCAGCTCAGATTTTGAACCGGGACATGATAGCTATTTTGATGACGAGACAAAAACAGTAGATTTATGGAAGCTGACTCATGATCAACTAGCCGGAGCAGGGCTTAAGCCTCGTAATATTTTTGGAATAGACATGTGTACTTATTGTATGAATGAAACATTCTTTTCATACAGGCGTAAGAAAAAATCTGGACGACAAGTCTCCGTAATCTGGATAAAGTAG
- a CDS encoding tautomerase family protein, translated as MRQRGFLYEENSMPYVNIRITKDGATKEQKAKLIKGVTDLLVETLGKNPATTVVTIDEVETENWGIGGVPVSELRKQAKKK; from the coding sequence ATGCGCCAAAGGGGTTTTCTTTATGAGGAGAACAGTATGCCCTACGTTAACATTCGCATTACTAAAGACGGCGCTACCAAAGAACAAAAAGCTAAACTTATTAAAGGCGTCACAGACCTGCTAGTTGAGACTCTTGGTAAAAACCCAGCCACTACAGTAGTCACAATCGACGAAGTTGAAACTGAAAACTGGGGCATTGGCGGCGTTCCCGTTTCAGAGCTTCGCAAGCAAGCTAAAAAAAAGTAG
- a CDS encoding chemotaxis protein, producing the protein MSQTNILLESGTNELEIVEFFIDESDSVKGSTTRRNYYGINVAKVVEIIRLPVLTDMPDAASDAVLGAFDLRSEIIPLIDLSSRVGKNRVEEEAPKVIVTEFNKISTAFLVSGVTRIHRISWEDVEAPSRQVSSLTANSITGVVKLEGRIVFLLDLEKIVADLNPGMDLTDAPDATLVAKIEKQQLKAIIADDSTMIRRMIGQMLEDAGFKVTRAHNGKSAWDKITEMRKKAKAEGKTIDDYLDIVVTDIEMPVMDGHNLTKRIKGDPELRHLPVLLCSSIITDTLFHKGVTVGADDQISKAEINQLAERVFKLIEKKHAENA; encoded by the coding sequence ATGTCCCAAACGAATATTCTTCTTGAATCAGGCACTAATGAGCTTGAAATTGTTGAATTTTTCATTGATGAATCTGATAGTGTAAAGGGATCAACTACAAGACGTAATTACTACGGAATTAACGTAGCTAAAGTAGTTGAAATTATTAGACTGCCTGTACTTACAGATATGCCCGATGCTGCAAGTGATGCGGTCTTGGGAGCTTTTGATCTCAGATCTGAAATCATTCCTCTGATTGATCTTAGCAGCAGAGTTGGTAAAAACAGAGTTGAAGAAGAAGCCCCTAAAGTAATCGTCACGGAATTCAATAAAATTTCAACGGCATTTCTGGTTTCTGGCGTAACACGAATTCACCGCATCAGCTGGGAAGATGTAGAGGCTCCAAGCAGACAGGTTTCATCACTTACAGCCAATTCAATAACAGGAGTGGTTAAACTTGAAGGACGAATTGTTTTCTTGCTTGATCTGGAAAAAATAGTCGCAGACCTTAACCCTGGCATGGACCTTACAGATGCTCCTGATGCTACTTTAGTTGCTAAAATTGAAAAGCAGCAGCTTAAAGCCATCATTGCAGATGACTCTACCATGATTCGCCGCATGATCGGACAAATGCTCGAAGATGCAGGCTTCAAGGTAACAAGAGCCCACAATGGTAAATCTGCGTGGGATAAAATTACCGAAATGCGTAAGAAAGCAAAGGCAGAGGGAAAAACCATTGATGACTACCTCGATATTGTTGTTACAGATATCGAAATGCCTGTCATGGACGGTCACAACCTTACCAAAAGAATCAAAGGAGATCCTGAACTAAGACATCTTCCGGTTCTCCTCTGTTCTTCTATCATCACAGACACACTCTTCCATAAGGGAGTAACTGTAGGTGCTGACGACCAGATTTCAAAAGCAGAAATAAACCAGCTCGCAGAAAGGGTTTTCAAGCTGATTGAAAAAAAACACGCTGAGAACGCCTAA
- a CDS encoding glycosyltransferase has protein sequence MRTIIHHTALKKSGGATRVALIIYEGLKEAGYKTQHSFEASEEPGDQLISPAQAAKNIPPNSIVHFHSSANPTEFLAALPDQVKIVITMHDSQLITGGCTHPLDCTHFEKKCKCPCPRGFADSENIRQESIDIITKRKAFLISPSKWLANQTKIAEPKLSVKIIPNGIPWPENIGNKKQSREKIGLHPTSKVVLFIAHGGESAAYKSGPVWKKYWAGIKKNVPEAIGFAIGGDKNLREGDFIAIPYVDRETLSEFMTAADVLAYPTLADNHPLVTLEAMSKGLAAVSFAVGGVPEQITDGINGLLVAPFNKNSFIEKTSSLLLKQRLARELGEIAFQTGKKKFNSYIMLKSYKKRYHQLDLI, from the coding sequence ATGCGAACAATCATCCACCACACCGCATTAAAAAAAAGCGGAGGAGCAACACGCGTCGCTCTAATCATATATGAAGGACTAAAAGAAGCTGGCTATAAAACGCAGCATTCATTCGAAGCGTCCGAAGAGCCGGGTGACCAGCTCATATCTCCTGCGCAAGCGGCAAAAAACATCCCACCTAATTCCATAGTTCACTTTCACTCCTCAGCCAATCCCACTGAATTTCTTGCTGCGCTTCCTGATCAGGTGAAAATTGTTATTACCATGCATGACTCGCAATTAATTACCGGAGGATGCACACACCCTCTTGATTGCACTCATTTTGAGAAAAAATGTAAATGCCCGTGCCCACGCGGGTTTGCTGACTCCGAAAACATTCGCCAAGAAAGCATAGATATTATCACAAAGCGGAAGGCCTTTTTAATATCTCCTTCCAAATGGCTTGCAAACCAGACCAAAATTGCCGAGCCAAAATTGTCTGTTAAAATTATACCTAATGGAATTCCCTGGCCTGAAAATATCGGAAACAAGAAGCAGAGCAGAGAAAAAATTGGACTGCACCCCACATCCAAAGTGGTCCTTTTTATTGCTCACGGGGGAGAAAGCGCAGCTTACAAATCTGGACCGGTTTGGAAAAAATATTGGGCAGGTATAAAAAAGAATGTTCCAGAGGCTATAGGATTTGCCATAGGGGGCGATAAGAATTTACGGGAGGGCGATTTTATCGCGATCCCATATGTAGACAGGGAAACGCTCAGCGAATTCATGACCGCGGCAGATGTGCTTGCATACCCAACCCTTGCAGATAACCATCCATTGGTAACTCTTGAAGCAATGTCTAAGGGACTTGCAGCAGTAAGCTTCGCTGTTGGAGGGGTTCCAGAGCAAATCACTGATGGTATAAATGGTCTTCTGGTTGCACCTTTTAATAAGAATAGTTTTATTGAAAAAACATCATCATTACTACTAAAACAGAGACTTGCACGGGAGCTTGGTGAAATCGCTTTCCAAACGGGGAAAAAGAAATTTAATTCATATATAATGTTAAAAAGCTATAAAAAAAGGTATCATCAACTAGACCTAATTTAG
- a CDS encoding glycosyltransferase family 4 protein: MKTQRIWGTLDPFYETGPILGRKVANIGFLNGLLTEDPFDEYHFFLSGGNSREELSGFISNNFLKLLEKDKVKILDRRDLPDYISKHEYFCFHQSDCIVYPPHLARVRNKFAKNIFPITGTTHSLSYSNYGSAFLNHIWKGTTARDCIVATSTPGTQVVEKYFQHLREGFELDEEKFPSPQIKKIPLGINPLALVPPTPQQKADALDNLGLNTPENRVNILVFGRIAHYSKMDILPLLRAMQRVFSAGIAREDVRVILAGWMDDGDDFPNTLKELSRNMGLELSIFARPTDHQKIDLYRGSDIFVSISDNPQETFGLTILEAGAMGLPIVASDYDGYKDLVVHNETGLLIETIGAAETPVVDLMAPLCFDNQYHLLLAQQTAVSTPKLAKGLETLIKDRERRESMGKSGAERVRDKFTWQEVIRQHIALWEELSTTPVETEGLADILHPAQVRFGELFSHYPTSAISADTMVVTGSTGLAIYHEKEFPLIYKGVERSLKQEVVRKMAFFARKPITTSELIAKIQSMAQELTSREAEFHILWGLKHDILEKAC; this comes from the coding sequence ATGAAAACTCAAAGAATATGGGGAACTTTGGACCCCTTTTATGAAACAGGGCCGATACTTGGAAGAAAAGTCGCAAACATTGGATTTTTAAACGGATTGCTGACCGAGGACCCTTTTGACGAATATCATTTCTTTCTCAGCGGCGGAAACAGCCGTGAGGAGTTATCTGGATTCATATCTAATAACTTTCTGAAATTATTAGAGAAGGACAAGGTCAAAATTTTGGATAGGCGGGATTTACCAGACTACATCAGTAAGCATGAATACTTTTGTTTTCACCAGTCCGATTGCATCGTCTACCCCCCTCATCTGGCACGTGTCAGAAATAAATTTGCGAAAAACATCTTTCCAATCACCGGCACCACCCATTCTTTGAGTTACAGCAACTACGGTTCCGCTTTCCTTAATCATATATGGAAGGGAACCACCGCCCGCGATTGCATTGTTGCAACTTCAACTCCCGGCACTCAGGTTGTAGAAAAATATTTTCAGCACCTGCGAGAAGGGTTTGAGCTGGATGAAGAAAAATTTCCTTCCCCGCAAATTAAAAAAATTCCTTTGGGGATAAATCCATTAGCACTTGTTCCGCCGACTCCACAGCAAAAGGCTGACGCACTAGATAATCTAGGCTTAAACACTCCTGAAAACCGTGTTAACATCTTAGTTTTCGGTCGAATTGCCCATTACTCTAAGATGGATATTTTGCCTCTACTACGTGCTATGCAGCGCGTATTCTCAGCTGGAATCGCCCGGGAAGATGTAAGAGTTATTCTTGCTGGATGGATGGATGATGGAGATGATTTTCCCAACACTTTGAAGGAGCTCAGCCGTAATATGGGTCTTGAATTATCCATTTTTGCGCGTCCGACTGATCATCAGAAAATTGACCTCTACCGAGGTTCAGATATTTTCGTCTCCATTTCAGACAATCCGCAGGAAACTTTCGGTCTCACCATACTTGAGGCCGGAGCAATGGGCTTGCCAATCGTAGCTTCTGATTACGACGGCTATAAAGATTTAGTAGTCCACAATGAAACAGGACTTTTAATCGAAACAATCGGTGCGGCGGAAACTCCTGTTGTAGACCTAATGGCGCCTCTATGCTTTGACAATCAATACCACCTGCTCCTTGCTCAGCAAACAGCAGTAAGCACACCGAAGCTGGCCAAGGGACTTGAAACGCTGATTAAGGATCGTGAGCGAAGAGAGTCTATGGGGAAATCAGGAGCGGAAAGAGTCCGCGATAAATTTACGTGGCAGGAAGTCATCCGTCAGCACATTGCGCTATGGGAAGAACTGAGCACCACCCCGGTAGAAACTGAAGGGCTTGCTGACATTCTCCACCCTGCACAGGTAAGATTCGGAGAATTGTTCTCTCATTATCCGACATCCGCAATCAGCGCGGATACAATGGTTGTGACAGGCTCTACAGGCCTTGCAATATATCATGAGAAAGAATTCCCTCTCATATATAAAGGAGTTGAAAGATCGCTTAAACAGGAAGTTGTTAGGAAAATGGCTTTTTTTGCCCGCAAACCTATTACAACTTCTGAGCTAATCGCCAAAATTCAGTCCATGGCTCAAGAGCTAACCAGCCGAGAAGCTGAATTTCATATTTTATGGGGTTTGAAACATGATATTCTAGAAAAGGCGTGCTAG
- a CDS encoding GGDEF domain-containing protein, with protein sequence MNRGDRPELLWGFGLNTIEADKIEDSLGPGFFLRNFSERSLPGAKELRHPEKPSATWIPLRVWNELSETRRATYRKQESTQRILIQDENEKNVDLESVLEDGFLAVVSAPLTSSKVQDALFRAKEVAGLYGDLYRMTEEIIMERELLSRKTEQLMFLNTVLSNATERLEVGDILGQAAEDLKLLLPVLSVQGVFWDVASTEKQAEAEIFLNPGLIPEIQNEWTDFMIENVKELSGTDVAGYNLSETIPAGDAAMCYGPTGGRVLALPLISRGEKFGCLIMLCDKSVRLAKDQVNTLNAAVNHLSLALNNALMFTKIKTRADRDGLTRVFNRRSFDERLTEELRRHQRHSMDLSLLMIDLDLFKDVNDTYGHMAGDMVLETVARMFEETFRTTDFIARYGGEEFVILLPHTNAEQAEMLAERIRAKIESCTMTYQTVDFKVTASIGVSSVCPGCLEKDSELVLKADEALYKAKELGRNRVEVNAPVARLRIV encoded by the coding sequence ATGAATAGGGGAGACAGACCAGAGCTACTTTGGGGGTTCGGTCTAAATACTATAGAAGCCGATAAGATTGAGGATTCACTGGGGCCCGGATTTTTCTTAAGAAATTTTTCGGAAAGATCACTTCCCGGTGCTAAGGAACTTCGTCACCCTGAAAAGCCTTCCGCCACATGGATTCCGCTCAGGGTTTGGAATGAACTTTCCGAAACACGTCGCGCAACCTACCGTAAGCAGGAATCTACACAGCGTATCCTTATACAGGACGAAAACGAGAAAAATGTTGATCTCGAGTCCGTTCTTGAAGATGGATTTCTCGCTGTTGTCAGCGCTCCACTTACCAGTTCCAAGGTTCAAGATGCACTTTTCAGAGCAAAGGAAGTGGCTGGTCTCTATGGTGATCTTTACAGGATGACTGAAGAGATCATTATGGAACGTGAGCTTCTTTCACGTAAGACTGAACAGTTGATGTTCCTGAATACTGTGCTTTCTAATGCTACTGAGCGTTTGGAGGTAGGCGATATTCTTGGACAGGCGGCTGAAGATTTAAAGCTTCTTCTTCCGGTTCTATCTGTACAGGGCGTTTTCTGGGATGTAGCCTCAACAGAAAAGCAGGCTGAAGCTGAAATTTTTCTCAATCCGGGACTCATTCCTGAAATTCAGAATGAATGGACTGATTTTATGATTGAAAATGTAAAGGAACTGAGCGGCACAGATGTCGCCGGTTACAATCTTTCTGAAACTATTCCGGCCGGGGACGCAGCCATGTGCTATGGTCCTACAGGCGGAAGAGTTCTCGCACTTCCGCTTATTTCACGTGGAGAGAAGTTCGGTTGTCTGATCATGCTTTGTGATAAGTCTGTAAGGCTTGCAAAGGATCAGGTAAACACTCTCAATGCTGCGGTGAATCATTTGTCGCTAGCGCTTAATAACGCTTTGATGTTCACAAAGATTAAGACCCGTGCTGATCGTGACGGACTTACCAGAGTTTTCAACCGCCGCAGTTTCGATGAACGTCTGACTGAAGAGCTTAGACGGCACCAGAGACACAGCATGGACCTATCACTACTAATGATCGACCTCGATCTTTTCAAGGATGTTAATGATACTTATGGGCATATGGCGGGCGACATGGTTCTTGAAACTGTTGCAAGAATGTTTGAAGAAACATTTAGAACAACCGATTTTATAGCTCGTTATGGTGGGGAAGAATTCGTGATTCTGCTCCCACACACCAATGCTGAACAGGCCGAAATGCTTGCTGAGCGAATTAGAGCGAAGATAGAATCCTGCACAATGACATATCAGACCGTTGATTTTAAGGTCACTGCCAGTATCGGAGTTTCGTCTGTATGTCCGGGCTGTCTCGAAAAGGATTCTGAATTAGTCCTCAAGGCTGACGAGGCCCTTTATAAGGCTAAGGAGCTAGGACGTAACAGGGTTGAAGTTAACGCCCCTGTAGCGCGTCTAAGGATAGTATAG
- a CDS encoding queuosine precursor transporter encodes MNELLWIGFALLDLSLVLVVYKFFGKTGLLGLIVFNLILCNIQVLKTIELFGMTTTLGNILYASVFLSTDMLSEFHGKKEAKKAVYLGFLILVMAVVYMQLALMFTPAADDFAQPHLEAIFGFLPRIALGSLCAYLVSQLHDVYVFHKLKEKFGDRHLWLRNNASTLVSQLLDSGVFCVIALWGLFPFEVWLEIFFTTYLFKVIVAVMDTPFLYLARKIRCPE; translated from the coding sequence ATGAATGAATTACTTTGGATTGGCTTCGCTTTATTAGATTTAAGTCTTGTTTTGGTCGTTTACAAATTTTTTGGTAAAACCGGATTGCTTGGTTTGATAGTTTTTAACCTCATACTCTGTAATATTCAGGTTTTGAAAACTATCGAACTTTTCGGGATGACAACTACCCTTGGAAATATTCTATATGCCAGTGTGTTTCTTTCAACTGATATGCTGAGTGAATTTCATGGTAAGAAAGAGGCTAAAAAAGCAGTTTATTTAGGATTTCTTATTCTCGTGATGGCCGTTGTTTATATGCAACTGGCTCTGATGTTTACACCCGCTGCCGATGATTTTGCTCAGCCGCATCTTGAGGCAATTTTCGGATTTCTTCCACGCATAGCCCTCGGTAGTTTGTGCGCATATCTTGTTTCTCAGCTTCATGATGTATATGTTTTTCATAAACTTAAAGAGAAGTTCGGAGATCGCCATTTATGGCTTAGAAACAATGCCAGCACGCTTGTGAGTCAGCTTCTTGATTCGGGTGTTTTCTGTGTGATTGCTTTATGGGGACTATTTCCCTTCGAAGTGTGGCTCGAAATATTCTTCACCACCTATTTATTTAAAGTAATTGTTGCTGTGATGGATACTCCATTCTTGTACTTAGCTCGTAAGATTCGCTGCCCTGAATAG
- the dapF gene encoding diaminopimelate epimerase codes for MSQMLGKSVPFYKMQGCGNDFVVIDNRELGVPVEKMPEWAEKICQRAFGVYADGLFFIENAPEGSDLDYIWQFYNSDGSRAEMCGNASRCVGRLAHALGIAGEQHVFGSDAGPINVQVFPLQEEVKVQLTNPVDVKLKQSLEIDDETYEYHFANTGVPHVVVQVADVEAVDIKKLGSAFRFHSDFAPAGSNVNFVQIDDNDSLIVRTYERGVEDETYACGTGVSAVQVALNRLGLTDAAVRIRTSGGEILKVIIEGEKVFLQGGAELTFSGELFVESLNIDF; via the coding sequence ATGAGTCAGATGCTTGGGAAAAGCGTTCCTTTTTATAAAATGCAGGGTTGCGGTAATGATTTTGTTGTAATCGATAATCGCGAGCTTGGTGTGCCTGTTGAGAAAATGCCTGAATGGGCAGAAAAGATTTGTCAGCGTGCTTTTGGTGTTTATGCTGACGGACTATTTTTTATTGAAAATGCACCCGAAGGGTCTGATTTAGATTACATATGGCAGTTTTATAATTCCGATGGGTCGCGCGCTGAAATGTGCGGCAATGCTTCCCGTTGCGTAGGTCGTCTTGCTCATGCTCTCGGTATCGCCGGAGAACAACACGTATTCGGTTCAGATGCTGGCCCTATCAACGTTCAGGTTTTTCCCCTTCAGGAAGAAGTCAAAGTACAGCTTACTAATCCTGTTGACGTGAAGCTTAAGCAGTCGCTCGAAATTGATGACGAAACATATGAATACCATTTTGCCAACACCGGGGTTCCCCATGTTGTTGTGCAGGTCGCGGATGTTGAAGCTGTTGATATTAAGAAGCTGGGAAGCGCATTTAGGTTTCATAGTGACTTTGCGCCTGCGGGCAGTAATGTTAATTTCGTGCAGATAGACGACAATGACAGTCTTATTGTTCGAACTTACGAGCGCGGAGTAGAAGATGAAACCTATGCTTGCGGAACTGGTGTAAGCGCTGTTCAGGTCGCTTTGAATAGGCTTGGTCTTACTGATGCTGCTGTTCGCATTAGAACTTCAGGTGGTGAAATTCTTAAAGTTATCATCGAGGGTGAAAAAGTTTTCCTCCAAGGCGGAGCTGAGCTTACTTTTTCGGGTGAATTATTTGTTGAATCACTCAATATTGATTTCTAA